In the genome of Streptococcus oralis, one region contains:
- the ccdA2 gene encoding thiol-disulfide oxidoreductase-associated membrane protein CcdA2: MESIIFLVSVFLAGILSFFSPCIFPLLPVYAGILLDDQGNSKSFRFFGRDVAWSGLIRTLCFIAGISLIFFILGFGAGFLGHMLYADWFRYAMGIVIILLGLHQMEILHFNKLEVQKTVTFKQSKSNHYLSAFLLGITFSFGWTPCIGPVLSSVLALAASGGNGAWQGALLTLVYTLGMALPFLVLALASGWIMPYFSKLKPHMILLKKIGGALIILMGLLLMLGQLNALSGILG; encoded by the coding sequence TTGGAGTCGATTATATTTTTAGTATCCGTTTTTTTAGCAGGTATCCTGTCCTTCTTTTCACCCTGCATCTTTCCTTTGCTACCTGTCTATGCTGGTATTTTACTGGATGATCAGGGAAATTCGAAAAGCTTTCGCTTTTTTGGAAGAGACGTTGCATGGTCGGGCTTAATTCGAACCTTGTGCTTTATTGCAGGAATCTCCCTCATTTTCTTTATTTTAGGATTTGGAGCTGGATTCCTAGGGCACATGCTCTATGCAGACTGGTTTCGTTATGCTATGGGCATAGTCATTATTCTTTTAGGACTTCACCAGATGGAAATCTTGCATTTCAATAAACTGGAAGTTCAAAAGACAGTCACCTTCAAACAATCAAAGTCTAATCACTATCTGTCAGCCTTTTTGCTTGGGATAACCTTTAGTTTTGGTTGGACCCCTTGTATCGGCCCCGTTTTAAGTTCGGTCTTGGCTCTTGCAGCTTCTGGAGGGAATGGTGCTTGGCAAGGAGCCTTACTAACCTTAGTGTACACATTGGGAATGGCCCTTCCTTTCCTTGTTCTGGCCTTGGCTTCGGGATGGATCATGCCCTATTTTAGCAAATTAAAACCCCATATGATCCTACTAAAGAAAATCGGGGGAGCCTTGATTATTTTGATGGGATTATTATTAATGCTCGGGCAGTTAAATGCCTTGTCAGGAATTCTTGGATAA
- a CDS encoding sensor histidine kinase produces MKRSSLLVRMVISIFLVFLILLAVVGTFYYQSSSSAIEATIEGNSQTTISQTSHFIQSYIKKLETTSTSLTQQKDVLAYAENPNQDQVKGIRDLFLTILKADQDLKTVVLVTKSGQVISTDDSVQMKTSSDMMAEDWYQKAIHQGAKPVLTPARKSDSQWVISVTQELVDTKGANLGVLRLDISYETLEAYLNQLQLGQQGFAFIINENHEFVYHPKRTVYSSASEMEAMKPYIETGQGYTLDHQSYVSQEQIAGTDWTVIGVSSLEKLDQVRSQLMWTLLGASALSLLACLCLVWFSLKRWIAPLKDLRETMLKIASGTQNLRAKEAGAYELREVTRQFNAMLDQIDQLMAAIRRQEEATRQYELQALSSQINPHFLYNTLDTIIWMAEFQDSQRVVQVTKSLATYFRLALNQGKDLISLSDEINHVRQYLFIQKQRYGDKLEYEIDEDPDFDNLVLPKLVLQPLVENALYHGIKEKDGQGHIKVSVQKKDSGLIIRIEDDGVGFQNPEDSSQSQLKRGGVGLQNVNQRLKLHFGDNYQMKINSAPEKGTIVEIYINRIVSS; encoded by the coding sequence ATGAAGCGTTCTTCTCTTTTAGTCAGAATGGTTATTTCCATCTTTCTGGTCTTTCTCATTCTACTAGCTGTGGTTGGGACTTTCTATTATCAATCTAGTTCATCAGCTATTGAGGCTACTATCGAGGGTAATAGCCAAACGACCATTAGCCAAACTAGCCACTTTATTCAGTCTTATATCAAAAAATTAGAAACCACCTCTACCAGTTTGACCCAGCAGAAGGATGTCTTAGCCTATGCTGAGAATCCTAACCAAGACCAAGTCAAGGGAATCCGAGATCTGTTTTTGACGATCTTAAAGGCAGACCAGGACTTGAAAACGGTGGTACTGGTCACCAAATCCGGTCAGGTTATTTCTACAGATGATAGTGTGCAGATGAAAACTTCCTCAGATATGATGGCTGAGGATTGGTACCAAAAGGCTATTCATCAGGGAGCTAAGCCAGTTTTGACACCAGCTCGTAAATCAGACAGTCAGTGGGTCATTTCTGTCACTCAGGAACTTGTCGATACAAAGGGAGCCAATCTTGGCGTACTTCGATTGGATATTTCCTATGAAACTCTGGAAGCCTATCTCAACCAACTCCAGTTGGGCCAGCAGGGCTTTGCCTTTATCATCAATGAAAACCATGAATTTGTCTACCATCCTAAACGTACTGTCTATAGCTCAGCAAGTGAAATGGAGGCCATGAAACCCTACATTGAAACGGGGCAGGGCTATACGCTGGATCACCAATCCTACGTCAGTCAGGAACAGATTGCAGGAACTGATTGGACGGTTATAGGCGTGTCTTCGTTGGAGAAGTTAGATCAGGTTCGGAGTCAACTCATGTGGACCTTGCTTGGTGCTAGTGCCTTATCTCTTCTTGCCTGTCTCTGCTTGGTGTGGTTCAGTCTCAAACGCTGGATTGCCCCTTTGAAGGATTTGAGAGAGACCATGCTGAAAATTGCTTCTGGTACACAAAATCTGCGTGCTAAGGAAGCTGGTGCCTATGAATTAAGAGAAGTGACTCGCCAGTTTAATGCCATGTTGGATCAGATTGATCAGCTGATGGCAGCTATTCGCAGGCAGGAAGAAGCGACTCGACAGTATGAACTTCAAGCCTTGTCAAGCCAGATTAACCCCCATTTCCTCTACAATACTTTGGACACTATCATCTGGATGGCTGAATTTCAGGATAGTCAGCGAGTGGTTCAGGTGACCAAGTCCTTGGCAACTTATTTCCGCTTGGCGCTTAATCAAGGAAAGGATTTGATTTCTCTTTCTGATGAAATCAATCATGTCCGCCAGTATCTCTTTATCCAGAAGCAGCGCTACGGAGATAAGCTGGAGTATGAGATTGATGAAGATCCTGACTTTGATAATTTAGTCTTGCCCAAGCTGGTGTTACAACCTCTTGTAGAAAATGCCCTTTATCACGGCATCAAGGAGAAAGATGGACAGGGACATATTAAAGTTTCCGTCCAGAAAAAGGATTCAGGACTAATCATCCGCATTGAGGATGATGGTGTTGGTTTCCAAAATCCTGAGGATAGCAGTCAAAGTCAGCTCAAACGTGGGGGAGTTGGCCTACAAAATGTCAACCAACGACTCAAACTTCATTTTGGAGACAATTACCAGATGAAGATCAATTCTGCACCCGAAAAAGGGACGATAGTTGAAATATACATAAATAGAATAGTATCAAGTTAG
- a CDS encoding AAA family ATPase: MENCVYIVSGPPGVGKSTVSKELAYSFDKSAVIEGDMIYLMIKGGLVAPWEDDGFFMDLFWDNIISLTNNFLDRGITVVIEYVIFEEQLKKIAAFLKEKRIKLKYCVLMAQEETLKDRDSSRKEIERTGDLSIQARNEFLAKNSEKHHFLFTDDLDVKETVNIIKTSNQFLISEQ; this comes from the coding sequence TTGGAAAATTGTGTTTATATTGTTTCAGGTCCCCCAGGCGTTGGAAAGAGCACTGTCAGCAAAGAGTTGGCCTATTCTTTTGACAAAAGTGCAGTGATAGAGGGGGATATGATTTACTTAATGATTAAAGGAGGTCTCGTAGCTCCTTGGGAGGATGATGGATTTTTCATGGATTTATTCTGGGATAATATCATCAGTCTGACCAATAATTTCTTGGATCGTGGCATTACTGTCGTGATAGAGTATGTCATATTTGAAGAGCAACTGAAGAAAATTGCAGCCTTCTTAAAAGAAAAACGGATTAAGCTAAAATATTGTGTCCTAATGGCTCAAGAAGAAACCTTGAAAGATAGGGATTCTTCTCGAAAAGAAATTGAGAGAACAGGCGATTTATCAATCCAAGCAAGAAATGAGTTTCTAGCTAAAAATAGTGAGAAACATCATTTTCTATTCACGGATGATTTAGATGTCAAGGAAACGGTAAACATCATTAAAACTTCAAATCAATTTTTAATTTCTGAACAGTAA
- the sdbB gene encoding thiol-disulfide oxidoreductase-associated lipoprotein SdbB, which yields MKKVIFAGLSLMSLFLLIACGEKETKQTENPKQSTVQQIAVGKDAPDFTLQSMDGKEVKLSDYKGKKVYLKFWASWCGPCRKSMPELMELAAKQDRDFEILSVVAPGLQGEKTVEEFPKWYQEQGYKDIPVLYDTQATTFQAYQIRSIPTEYLIDSQGKIGKIQFGAISNADAEAAFKEMK from the coding sequence ATGAAAAAAGTTATTTTTGCTGGATTGAGCCTCATGTCTCTATTCTTGTTGATTGCCTGTGGTGAAAAAGAAACCAAACAAACGGAAAATCCCAAACAGTCTACTGTACAGCAAATCGCGGTCGGTAAGGATGCGCCAGACTTCACCTTGCAGTCTATGGATGGCAAAGAAGTCAAGTTATCAGATTATAAAGGGAAAAAAGTCTATTTAAAATTCTGGGCTTCTTGGTGTGGACCTTGTCGAAAGAGTATGCCTGAGTTGATGGAATTAGCTGCAAAACAAGATCGAGATTTTGAAATCCTAAGTGTTGTCGCACCAGGGCTACAAGGTGAAAAAACAGTTGAAGAGTTTCCAAAATGGTACCAAGAACAAGGATACAAGGATATACCAGTTCTATACGATACGCAAGCAACTACTTTTCAAGCCTACCAAATTCGTAGTATTCCAACGGAATACTTGATTGACAGTCAAGGAAAAATCGGAAAAATCCAATTTGGTGCTATTAGCAATGCTGATGCAGAAGCAGCATTTAAAGAAATGAAATAA
- the pfkA gene encoding 6-phosphofructokinase gives MKRIAVLTSGGDAPGMNAAIRAVVRQAISEGMEVFGIYDGYAGMVAGEIYPLDAASVGDIISRGGTFLHSARYPEFAQLEGQLKGIEQLKKHGIEGVVVIGGDGSYHGAMRLTEHGFPAIGLPGTIDNDIVGTDFTIGFDTAVTTAMDAIDKIRDTSSSHRRTFVVEVMGRNAGDIALWAGIATGADEIIIPEEGFKMEDIVASIKAGYEHGKKHNIIVLAEGVMSAAEFGQKLKEAGDTSDLRVTELGHIQRGGSPTARDRVLASRMGAHAVKLLKQGIGGVAVGIRNEKMVENPILGTAEEGALFSLTADGKIVVNNPHKADLELSDLNKSLS, from the coding sequence ATGAAACGTATTGCTGTTTTGACTAGCGGTGGAGACGCCCCTGGTATGAACGCTGCCATCCGTGCAGTAGTTCGTCAAGCAATCTCAGAAGGAATGGAAGTCTTTGGTATCTATGATGGATACGCAGGGATGGTTGCCGGTGAAATCTATCCACTTGATGCTGCTTCAGTTGGAGACATCATTTCACGTGGTGGTACTTTCCTTCACTCTGCTCGTTACCCTGAGTTTGCACAACTTGAAGGTCAACTTAAAGGGATTGAGCAGTTGAAAAAACACGGGATCGAAGGTGTTGTTGTAATCGGTGGTGACGGTTCTTATCACGGAGCTATGCGCTTGACTGAGCATGGATTCCCAGCTATCGGTCTGCCTGGCACAATTGATAATGACATCGTAGGTACTGATTTCACAATTGGATTTGATACTGCAGTTACGACTGCAATGGATGCGATTGATAAGATTCGCGATACTTCATCAAGCCACCGTCGTACTTTCGTTGTTGAAGTAATGGGACGTAACGCTGGTGATATCGCTCTTTGGGCTGGTATCGCAACTGGTGCTGATGAAATTATCATCCCTGAAGAAGGCTTCAAGATGGAAGATATCGTAGCTAGTATCAAAGCTGGTTATGAGCACGGTAAAAAACACAACATTATCGTTTTGGCAGAAGGTGTTATGTCAGCAGCTGAATTTGGTCAAAAACTAAAAGAAGCAGGAGACACTAGTGACCTTCGTGTAACAGAACTTGGTCACATCCAACGTGGTGGATCACCAACTGCGCGTGACCGTGTATTGGCATCACGCATGGGGGCACACGCTGTTAAACTCCTTAAACAAGGAATCGGTGGTGTCGCTGTTGGTATCCGTAACGAAAAAATGGTTGAGAATCCAATCCTTGGTACAGCAGAAGAAGGAGCTTTGTTTAGCTTAACAGCTGATGGTAAGATCGTTGTTAACAACCCTCATAAAGCTGATCTTGAACTTTCTGATTTGAACAAGAGCTTGTCCTAA
- a CDS encoding response regulator transcription factor, with the protein MTYTILIVEDEYLVRQGLTKLVNVAAYDMEIIGQAENGRQAWDLIQKQVPDIILTDINMPQLNGIQLASLVRETYPQVHLVFLTGYDDFDYALSAVKLGVDDYLLKPFSRQDIEEMLGKIKQKLDKEEKEEQLQDLLTDKFEGNLAQKIQSHLADSQFSLKSLASELGFSPTYLSSLIKKELGLPFQDYLVRERVKQAKLLLLTTDLKIYEIAEKVGFEDMNYFTQRFKQIAGVTPRQFKKGEGR; encoded by the coding sequence ATGACCTACACAATCTTAATCGTAGAAGATGAGTATCTGGTAAGACAAGGCTTGACCAAGCTGGTCAATGTAGCAGCCTACGATATGGAAATCATCGGTCAGGCTGAAAATGGAAGACAGGCTTGGGATTTGATTCAAAAGCAGGTGCCAGATATCATTTTAACCGATATCAATATGCCTCAGCTGAATGGCATCCAGTTGGCTAGTCTGGTACGAGAAACCTATCCTCAGGTGCATTTGGTTTTTTTGACAGGTTACGATGATTTTGATTATGCCTTGTCTGCTGTCAAACTCGGTGTAGATGACTACCTGCTCAAGCCCTTTTCGCGTCAGGATATTGAGGAAATGTTGGGGAAAATCAAGCAAAAACTAGACAAGGAAGAAAAAGAAGAGCAGTTACAAGATTTACTGACCGATAAGTTTGAGGGAAACCTGGCTCAGAAGATTCAGTCTCATCTGGCTGACAGTCAATTTAGTTTAAAGAGCTTGGCCAGTGAATTGGGCTTTAGTCCGACTTATCTGAGCTCCTTGATTAAGAAAGAGTTGGGGCTGCCTTTTCAGGATTACCTGGTGAGAGAGCGTGTCAAACAAGCCAAGCTCTTGCTTTTGACCACAGATTTAAAGATTTATGAGATAGCCGAAAAGGTTGGTTTTGAGGATATGAACTACTTTACCCAACGTTTTAAACAGATTGCAGGTGTGACACCTCGTCAGTTTAAGAAGGGAGAAGGTCGATGA
- a CDS encoding redoxin family protein, which produces MKKWQTCILGVGSICCLAACSAKNMSDESTMKEQTKTEQVSSQTATKGQAVADFELMGVDGKTYRLSDYKGKKVYLKFWASWCSICLASLPDTDEIAKDAGDDYVVLTVVSPGHKGEQSEADFKNWYKGLDYKNFPVLIDPSGKLLESYGVRSYPTQAFIDKEGKLVKTQPGFMDKDMILKELKEMG; this is translated from the coding sequence ATGAAAAAATGGCAAACATGTATTCTTGGAGTAGGCTCAATCTGTTGTTTGGCAGCCTGTTCGGCTAAAAACATGTCAGACGAGTCTACTATGAAGGAGCAAACCAAAACAGAACAAGTCAGTTCGCAAACTGCGACTAAAGGTCAGGCGGTTGCTGATTTTGAACTGATGGGAGTAGATGGCAAGACCTATCGTTTGTCTGATTACAAGGGCAAGAAAGTCTATCTCAAATTCTGGGCTTCTTGGTGTTCTATCTGTCTAGCCAGTCTTCCAGATACCGATGAAATCGCTAAGGATGCTGGTGATGACTATGTAGTTTTGACAGTGGTCTCTCCTGGTCACAAGGGGGAGCAATCTGAAGCGGACTTTAAGAATTGGTATAAGGGCTTGGATTATAAAAATTTCCCAGTTCTAATTGATCCATCAGGTAAACTCTTGGAAAGTTATGGTGTCCGTTCTTATCCGACTCAAGCCTTTATAGACAAGGAAGGCAAGCTGGTCAAAACGCAACCAGGTTTTATGGATAAGGATATGATTTTAAAAGAATTGAAAGAAATGGGGTAG
- a CDS encoding methionyl aminopeptidase: protein MITLKSAREIEAMDKAGDFLASIHIGLRDLIKPGVDMWEVEEYVRRRCKEENFLPLQIGVDGAVMDYPYATCCSLNDEVAHAFPRHYILKDGDLLKVDMVLGGPISKSDLNVSKLNFNNVEQMKKYTQNYTGGLADSCWAYAVGTPSEEVKNLMDVTKEAMYKGIEQAVVGNRIGDIGAAIQEYAESRGYGVVRDLVGHGVGPTMHEEPMVPNYGIAGRGLRLREGMVLTIEPMINTGDWEIDTDMKTGWAHKTIDGGLSCQYEHQFVITKDGPVILTSQGEEGTY from the coding sequence ATGATAACTTTAAAATCAGCACGTGAAATCGAAGCCATGGACAAGGCTGGTGATTTCCTAGCAAGTATCCATATCGGCTTACGTGATTTGATTAAGCCAGGCGTGGATATGTGGGAAGTTGAAGAGTATGTTCGTCGACGTTGTAAAGAGGAAAATTTCCTTCCTCTACAGATTGGCGTGGATGGGGCAGTCATGGATTACCCCTATGCCACTTGTTGCTCTCTCAACGACGAAGTAGCTCACGCTTTTCCACGTCATTACATTTTGAAAGATGGCGATTTACTCAAGGTTGACATGGTTCTAGGCGGTCCGATTTCCAAATCAGACCTCAATGTATCTAAACTCAACTTCAATAATGTTGAGCAAATGAAAAAATACACCCAAAATTATACTGGTGGTTTAGCTGACTCATGTTGGGCTTATGCGGTTGGTACACCGTCTGAAGAAGTGAAAAACCTGATGGACGTGACCAAGGAAGCTATGTATAAAGGGATTGAGCAAGCAGTTGTCGGCAATCGTATCGGTGATATCGGTGCAGCAATTCAGGAATATGCTGAAAGTCGCGGTTATGGTGTCGTTCGTGATTTGGTTGGTCATGGTGTTGGTCCAACTATGCACGAAGAACCAATGGTTCCTAACTACGGTATAGCAGGTCGTGGACTCCGTCTCCGTGAAGGAATGGTCTTGACCATTGAACCCATGATCAATACTGGTGACTGGGAAATTGATACAGATATGAAGACTGGCTGGGCTCATAAGACTATAGATGGCGGCCTATCTTGCCAATATGAACACCAGTTCGTGATTACCAAAGATGGACCTGTTATCTTGACCAGTCAAGGTGAAGAAGGAACGTATTAA
- the ccdA2 gene encoding thiol-disulfide oxidoreductase-associated membrane protein CcdA2 translates to MDNVIFFISVFLAGILSFFSPCILPLLPVYAGVLLDDKDGAQAPSEKFSISLVSLLRTLAFIAGISFVFILLGYGAGFLGNLLYASWFQYVTGAVIILLGLHQMEVLHLQGLYKERRLQLKRQGQNANGYSQAFLLGLTFSFAWTPCVGPVLGSVLALAASGGSGAWQGAGLMLVYTLGLALPFLVLALASSYVLKHFRKLHPYLGTLKKVGGFLIIVMGILVLLGNASILTTLFE, encoded by the coding sequence ATGGACAATGTAATCTTTTTTATCAGTGTTTTTCTTGCTGGAATTCTTTCCTTCTTTTCTCCTTGTATCTTACCCTTGTTACCTGTCTATGCAGGGGTCTTGTTGGATGACAAAGATGGTGCTCAGGCTCCTAGCGAAAAATTTTCAATCTCACTTGTTAGTTTATTGCGAACTCTGGCCTTTATAGCAGGAATTTCCTTTGTCTTTATCTTACTGGGTTATGGAGCTGGTTTTTTAGGCAATTTGCTGTATGCTTCTTGGTTTCAGTATGTGACGGGTGCGGTTATCATTCTCTTGGGCTTGCATCAGATGGAAGTCTTACATTTGCAGGGGCTCTACAAGGAAAGAAGACTACAATTAAAGAGACAGGGTCAAAACGCTAACGGCTATAGTCAGGCATTTTTACTGGGGTTGACCTTTAGTTTTGCTTGGACGCCATGTGTGGGGCCAGTTCTGGGGTCTGTTTTAGCCTTGGCGGCTTCAGGTGGTTCAGGAGCTTGGCAGGGAGCTGGTCTCATGTTGGTTTACACGCTGGGTTTGGCGCTACCATTTTTGGTTCTAGCTCTCGCCTCCAGCTATGTTTTGAAACATTTTCGAAAACTCCACCCTTATCTCGGAACCCTCAAAAAAGTGGGTGGTTTCCTCATTATCGTGATGGGAATCTTGGTGCTTTTGGGAAATGCTTCCATTTTGACTACATTATTTGAATAG
- the spxR gene encoding CBS-HotDog domain-containing transcription factor SpxR yields the protein MSKHQEILSYLEELPIGKRVSVRSISNHLGVSDGTAYRAIKEAENRGIVETRPRSGTIRVKSQKVAIERLTYAEIAEVTSSEVLAGQEGLEREFSKFSIGAMTEQNILSYLNDGGLLIVGDRTRIQLLALENENAVLVTGGFHVHEDVLALANKKGIPVLRSKHDTFTVATMINRALSNVQIKTDILTVEKLYRPSHEYGFLRETDTVKDYLDLVRKNRSSRFPVINQHQVVVGVVTMRDAGDKSPSTTIDKVMTRSIFVTGLATNIANVSQRMIAEDFEMVPVVRSNQTLLGVVTRRDVMDKMSRSQVSALPTFSEQIGQKLSYHHDEVVITVEPFMLEKNGVLANGVLAEILTHMTQDLVANSRRNLIIEQMLIYFLQAVQIDDTLRIQARIIHHTRRSAIIDYDIYHGHQIVSKANVTVKIN from the coding sequence ATGAGTAAACACCAGGAAATTTTGTCCTATCTGGAAGAGTTGCCAATTGGGAAGAGAGTTAGTGTTCGCAGTATTTCCAATCACCTAGGTGTTAGTGACGGAACAGCCTACCGAGCTATTAAAGAAGCTGAAAATCGTGGTATCGTTGAAACTCGGCCACGTAGTGGAACTATACGGGTCAAGTCCCAAAAAGTGGCTATTGAGCGGCTAACCTATGCTGAAATTGCTGAAGTCACCTCCTCTGAAGTTCTAGCTGGTCAGGAAGGGTTAGAGAGAGAGTTTAGTAAATTTTCTATTGGAGCCATGACTGAGCAGAATATCTTGTCCTATCTGAATGATGGTGGTTTGTTAATCGTCGGAGACCGTACTCGTATTCAACTTTTAGCTTTGGAAAATGAAAATGCGGTTCTCGTGACGGGTGGTTTTCATGTGCACGAGGATGTACTAGCTCTTGCCAATAAAAAGGGTATTCCTGTCCTGAGAAGTAAGCATGATACTTTTACAGTAGCGACCATGATCAACAGAGCTCTCTCAAATGTTCAAATCAAAACCGATATTCTGACAGTTGAAAAGCTCTATCGTCCTAGCCATGAGTATGGTTTTTTGAGAGAAACAGACACAGTGAAAGATTATCTAGACTTGGTACGCAAGAATCGAAGTAGTCGTTTCCCAGTCATCAATCAGCATCAAGTGGTTGTGGGAGTTGTTACCATGCGTGATGCAGGGGATAAATCCCCTAGCACGACGATTGATAAGGTGATGACGCGCAGCATTTTCGTGACAGGATTAGCGACCAATATTGCCAATGTCAGTCAACGGATGATAGCAGAAGACTTTGAGATGGTCCCAGTCGTGAGAAGCAATCAAACTTTGCTCGGAGTTGTAACGAGACGAGATGTCATGGATAAGATGAGTCGCTCTCAGGTTTCGGCTTTGCCGACTTTTTCAGAGCAAATCGGACAAAAGTTGTCTTATCATCACGACGAAGTTGTGATTACAGTTGAGCCCTTTATGCTTGAGAAAAACGGAGTTTTGGCAAATGGTGTTCTTGCTGAAATTTTAACCCACATGACACAGGATTTGGTGGCAAATAGCAGACGCAATCTCATCATCGAGCAGATGCTAATTTACTTCTTGCAAGCTGTTCAGATAGATGATACTTTGCGGATTCAGGCACGCATTATTCACCACACGAGACGCTCAGCCATTATTGATTATGATATTTATCATGGTCATCAAATTGTATCAAAAGCAAATGTTACAGTTAAAATCAATTAG
- the msrB gene encoding peptide-methionine (R)-S-oxide reductase MsrB, giving the protein MNDKVKLFVLAGVILLAITGFYFLLMRNAGQTDSSQIEKASVSQGGKTVKKTEVSKDADLHEIYLAGGCFWGVEEYFSRVPGVTDAVSGYANGRGETTKYELINQTGHAETVHVTYDANQISLKEILLHYFRIINPTSKNKQGNDVGTQYRTGVYYTDDKDLEVINQVFDEVAKKYDQPLAVEKENLKNFVVAEDYHQDYLKKNPNGYCHINVNQAAYPVIDASKYPKPSDEELKKTLSPEEYAVTQKNQTERAFSNRYWDKFESGIYVDVATGEPLFSSKDKFESGCGWPSFTQPISPDVVTYKEDKSYNMTRMEVRSRVGDSHLGHVFTDGPQDKGGLRYCINSLSIRFIPKDQMEEKGYAYLLDYVD; this is encoded by the coding sequence ATGAATGATAAAGTAAAACTTTTTGTCTTGGCAGGGGTCATTCTTCTAGCCATAACCGGTTTCTATTTTCTATTAATGCGAAATGCAGGGCAGACAGATAGCTCGCAAATTGAGAAAGCATCAGTTAGCCAAGGAGGAAAAACAGTGAAAAAAACAGAAGTGAGCAAAGACGCAGACTTGCACGAAATTTATCTAGCTGGAGGTTGTTTCTGGGGAGTGGAGGAATACTTCTCACGCGTTCCCGGAGTGACAGATGCCGTTTCAGGCTATGCAAACGGTAGAGGGGAAACAACCAAGTACGAATTGATTAACCAAACAGGACATGCGGAAACCGTCCATGTCACTTACGACGCCAATCAAATTTCCCTCAAGGAAATCCTGCTTCATTACTTCCGCATTATCAATCCAACCAGCAAAAATAAACAAGGAAATGATGTGGGTACCCAGTATCGTACTGGCGTTTATTACACAGATGACAAGGATTTGGAAGTAATCAACCAAGTCTTTGATGAGGTGGCTAAGAAATACGACCAACCTCTGGCAGTTGAAAAGGAAAACTTGAAGAATTTTGTGGTGGCGGAGGATTATCACCAAGACTACCTCAAGAAAAATCCAAATGGCTATTGTCATATCAATGTCAATCAGGCTGCCTACCCCGTCATCGATGCCAGCAAATATCCTAAACCAAGTGATGAGGAATTGAAAAAGACCTTGTCGCCTGAGGAGTATGCAGTTACCCAGAAAAATCAAACAGAACGAGCTTTTTCAAACCGCTACTGGGATAAATTTGAATCTGGTATCTATGTGGATGTGGCAACTGGCGAACCCCTCTTTTCATCAAAGGACAAGTTTGAGTCTGGTTGTGGCTGGCCTAGTTTCACCCAACCAATTAGTCCAGATGTTGTCACTTACAAGGAAGATAAGTCTTACAATATGACGCGCATGGAAGTGAGAAGTCGAGTTGGAGATTCTCACCTTGGCCATGTCTTTACAGATGGGCCTCAGGACAAGGGTGGCTTGCGCTACTGTATCAATAGTCTTTCTATCCGATTTATTCCCAAAGACCAAATGGAAGAAAAAGGCTATGCCTATTTACTAGATTATGTCGATTAA
- a CDS encoding TIGR01440 family protein: protein MDKSKIKTETQQVIENVLEKIGLREGSLFVLGLSSSEVLGGHIGKESSQEIGEIIVKTILDILEEKGIHLAVQGCEHVNRALVVERQVAEQFGLEIVSVLPTLHAGGSGQLAAFKFMQDPVEVEFIKAHAGLDIGDTAIGMHVKHVQVPIRPVLREIGHAHVTALASRPKLIGGARAQYPEDFIRKS, encoded by the coding sequence ATGGACAAAAGTAAAATTAAAACAGAAACACAGCAGGTAATTGAGAATGTTTTGGAAAAGATAGGATTGCGTGAAGGAAGCCTCTTTGTCCTAGGTCTATCCTCTAGCGAAGTTTTAGGTGGCCATATTGGCAAGGAATCCAGCCAAGAAATTGGGGAAATCATTGTGAAGACCATCCTAGATATCCTAGAAGAAAAAGGAATTCATCTAGCTGTTCAAGGTTGTGAGCATGTCAATCGTGCCCTCGTTGTTGAACGCCAGGTGGCAGAGCAGTTTGGTCTGGAAATCGTCAGTGTACTACCTACTCTTCATGCGGGAGGTTCGGGTCAGTTGGCGGCCTTCAAGTTTATGCAGGACCCTGTTGAAGTGGAGTTCATTAAGGCTCATGCTGGATTGGATATCGGAGATACCGCAATTGGCATGCATGTCAAGCATGTGCAGGTTCCGATTCGACCGGTACTACGTGAGATTGGGCACGCCCATGTAACGGCTTTAGCTAGCCGTCCAAAACTCATCGGTGGTGCGCGTGCGCAGTATCCTGAAGACTTCATAAGAAAGTCATAA